A DNA window from Streptomyces sp. B21-083 contains the following coding sequences:
- a CDS encoding sporulation protein, whose product MVFKRLLGALGVGGPTVDTVLDPAPARPGSTLTGQVHLKGGDADFDIDHITLELVARVEAEHEDGESEGVVVFDRFTVSGGFRLGEGEARSVPFTVVLPWETPVTELYGQSLGIVLGVRTELAVAGAKDKGDLDQLSVAPLPAQEAILEALGQLGFGFKSADLEYGRLHGTGQQLPFYQELELTPAPQYAHQVNEIELTFLASPGGMEVVLEADKRGGFFSEGHDTVSRFTVGHHDVRDWNTEVDGWIRQLVEHRTSYGSQGTYGDAYGHGDHHDSRRSGPGMGTVVAAGAAGLAVGVVGGMVAAEVVDEIGDFFEGDEEDEEG is encoded by the coding sequence ATGGTGTTCAAACGACTGCTCGGCGCACTCGGCGTGGGCGGCCCCACGGTCGACACGGTCCTCGACCCCGCCCCCGCCCGGCCCGGCTCCACTCTCACCGGCCAGGTCCACCTCAAGGGCGGCGACGCCGACTTCGACATCGACCACATCACCCTGGAGCTGGTGGCACGGGTCGAGGCCGAGCACGAGGACGGCGAGAGCGAGGGCGTCGTCGTCTTCGACCGCTTCACCGTCAGCGGCGGCTTCCGGCTCGGCGAGGGCGAGGCGCGCAGCGTGCCCTTCACCGTGGTGCTGCCGTGGGAGACACCCGTCACCGAGCTGTACGGGCAGAGCCTGGGCATCGTCCTCGGGGTGCGCACCGAGCTGGCGGTGGCCGGCGCCAAGGACAAGGGCGACCTGGACCAGCTGAGCGTCGCACCGCTCCCCGCCCAGGAGGCGATCCTCGAAGCCCTCGGCCAACTCGGGTTCGGCTTCAAGTCGGCCGACCTCGAATACGGGCGCCTGCACGGCACCGGTCAGCAGCTCCCCTTCTACCAGGAGCTCGAACTCACCCCGGCCCCGCAGTACGCCCACCAGGTCAACGAGATCGAGCTAACCTTCCTCGCGAGCCCGGGCGGGATGGAGGTGGTCCTGGAGGCCGACAAGCGCGGCGGCTTCTTCTCCGAGGGCCATGACACGGTCAGCCGGTTCACGGTCGGCCATCACGACGTCCGCGACTGGAACACCGAAGTCGACGGCTGGATCCGCCAGTTGGTCGAACACCGGACGTCGTACGGCTCGCAGGGCACCTACGGGGACGCCTACGGCCACGGCGACCATCACGACAGCCGCCGATCCGGCCCCGGCATGGGAACCGTCGTCGCGGCGGGCGCGGCCGGCCTCGCCGTCGGCGTGGTCGGCGGGATGGTCGCGGCCGAAGTCGTGGACGAGATCGGGGACTTCTTCGAGGGCGACGAGGAAGATGAGGAGGGGTAG
- a CDS encoding M56 family metallopeptidase codes for MGVFVFLPLVLPLTAWPVARLAEQHLHPRTATRLLTGVAAVMAVCSTVCLALLMVVGTAQLPGNPLPDGWSDPEVREAVPYDEVVGKAAIPALCVVALACARTLWRHRRTRRLGHRALAGLPATEVAVLPDTAPYAYALPGGGRDRIVVTTALLDSLEPAERRALFAHERAHLAARHHRHLLAVQLAARANPFLQPLRTAVSYTAERWADEDAAHVVGSRRTVARAIGKAALVSGSRGTRPATLAGFAAPGPVPRRVAALLGPAPVGRRWPSVFTTVGLATWGAAAGTAVSAMSSANSAVTMIFILHAATPL; via the coding sequence ATGGGGGTCTTCGTCTTTCTGCCGTTGGTGCTGCCGCTGACGGCGTGGCCGGTCGCCCGCCTCGCCGAGCAGCATCTCCATCCGCGTACCGCGACCCGGCTGCTGACCGGCGTGGCCGCCGTGATGGCCGTGTGCAGCACGGTCTGCCTGGCGCTGCTCATGGTGGTCGGCACCGCCCAGCTCCCCGGCAACCCGCTGCCCGACGGCTGGTCGGACCCCGAGGTGCGCGAGGCCGTCCCCTATGACGAGGTCGTCGGCAAGGCGGCCATCCCCGCCCTGTGCGTGGTGGCCCTGGCCTGCGCCCGGACGCTGTGGCGGCACCGCCGGACCCGGCGCCTGGGTCACCGGGCTCTTGCCGGACTGCCGGCCACGGAGGTCGCGGTCCTGCCCGACACGGCTCCCTACGCGTACGCACTGCCCGGCGGCGGTCGCGACCGGATCGTCGTGACCACCGCGCTGCTCGACTCCCTGGAACCGGCCGAGCGCCGAGCCCTGTTCGCCCACGAGCGCGCCCACCTCGCCGCCCGGCACCACCGCCACCTGCTCGCCGTACAACTGGCCGCCCGGGCCAACCCGTTCCTGCAGCCCCTGCGTACGGCCGTGTCGTACACGGCGGAGCGATGGGCCGACGAGGACGCGGCGCACGTGGTCGGCAGCCGTCGTACCGTGGCGCGGGCGATCGGCAAGGCGGCGCTGGTCTCCGGTTCCCGTGGCACACGTCCGGCCACGCTCGCCGGCTTCGCCGCGCCGGGGCCGGTGCCGCGCAGGGTGGCGGCCCTGCTCGGCCCCGCACCGGTGGGGCGCCGTTGGCCGTCGGTGTTCACCACGGTCGGTCTGGCGACCTGGGGTGCGGCGGCGGGGACGGCCGTCTCGGCGATGTCGTCCGCCAACTCCGCCGTGACCATGATCTTCATCCTCCACGCGGCCACGCCCCTCTGA
- a CDS encoding BlaI/MecI/CopY family transcriptional regulator yields MTNQRQPPRRRGQGELEALVLSALREADGPATAGWVRERLGSGLAYTTVITILTRLLTKGAVTRERAGRSFAWLPVADQAGLAAHKMRRVLDNEGDRQAVLASFVTGLGPDDERLLRELLGRSGDSRGD; encoded by the coding sequence GTGACGAATCAGCGGCAGCCTCCCCGGCGACGGGGACAGGGTGAACTGGAGGCGTTGGTGCTGTCCGCGCTGCGGGAGGCGGACGGACCGGCGACGGCGGGCTGGGTGCGGGAGCGCCTGGGCAGTGGCCTCGCCTATACGACCGTCATCACGATCCTCACGCGGCTGCTGACCAAGGGAGCGGTCACCCGCGAACGGGCCGGCCGGTCCTTCGCCTGGCTGCCCGTGGCGGACCAGGCCGGTCTGGCCGCCCACAAGATGCGCCGGGTGCTGGACAACGAGGGAGACAGACAGGCCGTGCTGGCGAGCTTCGTCACCGGTCTCGGTCCCGACGACGAGCGGCTGCTGCGCGAACTTCTGGGCCGGTCCGGCGACAGCCGGGGAGACTGA
- a CDS encoding twin-arginine translocase TatA/TatE family subunit yields the protein MFGLSELAVILIVVIAVLAAKKLPELARSAGKSARILKAEARAAKDDEKEAGSEAGSVPRVIQGETVTPGTGKPAAEPERPDEGRSAQPRYS from the coding sequence GTGTTCGGACTGAGCGAACTGGCCGTCATCCTCATCGTCGTCATAGCCGTCCTCGCCGCGAAGAAACTCCCTGAACTGGCGCGCTCGGCAGGCAAGTCGGCCCGAATCCTCAAGGCCGAGGCACGTGCCGCGAAGGACGACGAGAAGGAAGCGGGGTCGGAGGCGGGCTCGGTTCCCCGCGTCATCCAGGGCGAGACGGTCACTCCGGGCACCGGCAAACCCGCCGCGGAACCCGAGCGACCGGACGAGGGGCGCAGCGCGCAGCCGCGCTACAGCTGA